The Benincasa hispida cultivar B227 chromosome 9, ASM972705v1, whole genome shotgun sequence genome has a segment encoding these proteins:
- the LOC120085001 gene encoding coiled-coil domain-containing protein 25, translating to MVFYFKARPDVGDYTIFMGLDKYENEELIKYGFLEDIWFHVDKMSSAHVYVRLQKGQTIDDISEGLLEDCAQLVKANSIQGNKVNNIDVVYTPWSNLKKTASMDVGQVGFHNPKMVRTVRVEKRINDIVNRLNRTKVERKPDLKAEREAVNAAERAERKQHLREKKRREELERLEKERQAELRSYKGLMVSEKMTSNKQIAATSKSLQELEEDFM from the exons ATGGTTTTCTATTTCAAAGCCCGGCCCGATGTTGGTGATTACACCATTTTCATGGGGCTCGACAAGTACGAGAACGAGGAGCTCATCAAATATGGCTTCCTCGAGGATATTTG GTTCCATGTAGACAAGATGTCATCTGCCCATGTTTATGTGAGACTGCAAAAAGGGCAGACCATTGATGATATTAGCGAAGGTTTGCTGGAGGATTGTGCTCAGCTTGTCAAAGCAAATTCTATTCAAG GAAACAAGGTGAACAACATTGATGTTGTGTATACACCTTGGTCCAATTTGAAGAAAACTGCGTCCATGGATGTTGGCCAAGTTGGTTTTCACAACCCCAAGATG GTCCGAACTGTAAGGGTGGAAAAACGGATCAATGACATTGTTAATAGATTGAACAGGACTAAAGTGGAAAGGAAGCCTGATTTGAAAG CTGAACGTGAAGCAGTTAATGCAGCTGAAAGAGCAGAGAGGAAGCAACACCTGAGAGAAAAG AAACGCCGCGAGGAACTGGAAAGGTTAGAAAAAGAGAGGCAAGCAGAGTTAAGGAGCTACAAGGGTTTGATGGTCTCTGAAAAGATGACATCTAACAAACAGATTGCAGCAACAAGCAAATCGCTACAAGAGCTGGAGGAGGATTTCATGTGA